The genomic DNA TTATTGCATTATAGTTCGTTTGTTCAATAATCCAACAATCCAAGCTTGACAGCTTTTACGGCTGCCCCAACTCTTGAATCGACTTCTAGTTTTCGAATAATCGAAGAAATATGATGTTCGACCGTTCTTCTACTAATCATCAATAACTCACTGATTTAGGTGTTTTTCTTATCCTCTGAAATTAATTTTAGAATTTCGAGTTCAGCTTTTGGTAGAGAGTTCTTATCATGTACTAAACTTTTGTTAGGAAATAATTTGACCCCTATATGACTTTGTCTTATTGCATTGGCTAATTTGATGGCAGACTCCTCTTTTGAGACAAAAGCAAATGCACCGGCATCAGAAGCGGCATCTATGTATTCATCATAGTGATAACCAGATAAAATGACAACCTTACTCTCAGGATATTATTCGGTTATTTTCTTAGTCAGCTTAATACCATTATTATTTTTCATTCTTATATCCATGACGATCACATCAGGATTATTCTTAATTATTTCCTCATCTAAATTAGCTGCATCGGAAATTGTACTGACAATTTCTAAATCAGTTTCATTTTCTAACAGGAACTTTTGAAACACAATATAGTGATATTCATAAGAGACAAATGTTTGCGGGAGTTAAATCTATAGCTTCGGATGCATCTGGTAGTGGAAATTGGACACTAACAGGGTATAGTGCAGAGCTAATTGATGGTGGTCGTACTTATGTTATTACTGTATCAGGAAAATATTCGTATAATGGAGTAACTTATACAATTTCAAAAAGCATAGAATTTTATTGCAATGTTGATGATTCCATTGGTTGATGAGAAAGCTTCATTTTTGATGAATACCGGAATTTGAAACACAGGTGAAATTTAATAGGCGTGATTTTGCAGATAGAGTGGTTATTTTCTGCAAATGGCTTCGATAGGGGAGGTGAATAATGTTTACCTTTCCTTTTTGTTTACGGTTGAGAGAAGAAACTGTGAAAGTTGAGTTAATTTTAAATGTTTAGAGAATGTTCGTTCCATTTCAAGAAGAGTTGGCTCTTCTAGCATGAAGTTGTCAAGCAGGACGTAGTGTTTAGCAACTTGATATGGATTCTCTGCATAAGCAAGGTGCAGAATTGTTGTTTCAGATTATTTCAATTTGTTATTAAACCAGAAGTTTGATTGTGACCACCAACCTACAATTCGGGCAGTGGAATCACGTGTTTGGCGATCCAATCTTGACAGAAGCTGTTATAGATCGGTTCACCATTCACATTTATTGTTCTTTAACGGTGATAGCCGTCGGTTAAGAGATTCAATCTTACAAAATAAATAAGACGGGAGTGGCAAGTGGTACATTTTTAATTGCCATTTGATACATTTTTTACTTGCCAAAAACAGGTTCTAGTTAAATATTTCCTGATAGACAAGAAAATGGTTTAAAACTGTTGACCTTTTAATAAAGATAGGTGATGATTTTATATATTTCATCGTCAATATTAGAAGAAAGTTACCATATAAATGGAGGTATTTTATGTTGCTTGGCGGTATTGAAGCAGGGGGCACCAAATTTGTTTGTGCTGTCGGATATGGGGACGGAATTATTTTAAAAAGAATTGAAATCCCGACAACAGTCCCAGAAGAAACTTTTGAAAAGGTGATTGGTTTCTTTAAAGAATTTGAATTGAATGCAATAGGGATTGGCTCTTTTGGACCGATTGACGTTAATCAGGAAAGTCCAACATATGGTTACATAACAACAACCCCCAAAAAAGCATGGGATAACTTTCCTTTCGTTCAGACGATTAAAGAAGAATTTAACGTACCTATCGGATTTAATACTGACGTTAATGCTGCCGCTTTAGCGGAGTCTAAATTAGGAGCCGCTAAAGGACTGGACAGTTGTTTATATATAACCGTTGGTACCGGAATCGGAGCTGGTGCCATCGTTCAGGGGAAGCTTCTTCAGGGATTTTCCCACCCTGAAATGGGGCATATTCTTGTCAGGCGGCATCCAAATGATCATTACAAAGGAAATTGCCCGTATCATCAAGATTGCCTAGAGGGTCTTGCAGCTGGTCCAGCGATTGAAGAACGATGGAATATTAAAGGTGAAGAGCTGCAAGAAAGGCAAGAAGTTTGGGATTTGGAAGGCTTTTATCTTGCACAGGCACTCATGCAATATGTTCTTATTCTTTCGCCAAAGAAGATCATTCTTGGAGGAGGGGTTATGAAGCAAAAACAAATTTTCTCTTATATTTATAAATATATCCAACAATTATTAAATAATTACATTGTGTATCCCGAGCTTTCAACAAGTATTAATGATTATATCGTACCTCCGGGATTGAAAGAGAATGCCGGCATCGTTGGTGCACTTTTGTTGGCAAAACAGGCATACCAGGAAAAGAAACAAGCTTATAAGAATCTGATATGAAGTAACTTTGAAAGATAAGTCATGGGGAATGCTCCCATGGCTCGTTTATTTTATATTCTCGTATTTGACCAAAGGAACTAAGACAAAACACTTTGTTTTGCAAAGTCTATGAAATGCACATAATTAGTATTTTTGTTATAATGGCATGAGTTAAGAATCATCTAAATTCAGTTTAACTTTACGAATATAAACCCATTCTAAACAGAATGAGATAAAAATATATTAATGTTCGTTCAGAGAGAATATATTTTCAGCCAAAGTGAGGGGATATTATGAGCCAAACAATGATTTTTTTTGATATTGACGGAACTTTGCTTGACCATGATAAACAGCTGCCTAATTCAACGAAGCAAGCGATCCATGCATTAAAAGAAAAAGGGTATGAAGTCGGCATTGCGACAGGACGGGCGCCGTTTATGTTTAAAGATCTGGCGAAAGAGCTCGATATTGACACTTATGTTTCTTTTAATGGCCAGTATGTAGTTGTAAAAAATGAAGTTGTTTATAAAAATCCGCTTCACTTAGAATCTTTAAGGAAACTGGCGGAGTATTCCTCGAAAAAACAACATCCGCTCGTATATTTATCCCATGAAGAAATGAAATCAAACATAGAGTATCATCCACACATACAAGAGAGTATTGAAACATTGAAATTTAGCCACCCGTCCTATGATCCGGAATACTTTGAAGACCGTGAAATCTATCAATCTCTGCTATTTTGTGTTGAGGGAGAAGAAAAGGACTATATGGAAGAGTTTAAACAGTTTGACTTTATCCGCTGGCACCCGGTTTCAACAGATGTTTTACCTGCAGGCGGCTCGAAAGCAAAAGGTATAGAAATTGCGATCCGCCATTTAGGAATTCCAGATGACCAGGTTTATGCTTTCGGAGACGGATTAAATGATATTGAAATGCTCCGTTTTGTAAAAAACAGTGTTGCAATGGGAAATGCACATGAATCCGTAAAAAAAGTCGCCAAACATATAACAAAAGATGTTACAGAAGACGGGATTGCTCACGGGCTCGAATTATTAGGATTATTATAATTAATGCATTTCAAAGGATCATTAAAAAAGGGCCTGACCCCTCCGAAACAACATATAGTCAAACTTAAATTAAAACAATCAATTATTGTCATTGATGAGGGAGTCAGGCCTTTATAAGTCAGCTCTATTTTTCTGTGGAAAAGGGGCGGAGCTGCGCCAACAAAAATAGAAATGAAAGATACATGTTTTAGCTTTTTAAATATTTTGTGCTTGGCTCCGCTTCACACCGCCTTATTTTGTTGGTTTATGTTTTTATATGAGACCTATTTCCATATTAGAGTTGAGAGTAAAAACTCATGATTTTTTATATGAAAGCTTAATTACGATAAACATAGGGATCTTTAGGCTGTTCAATTTTGTACCATTCCTTAACTTTTAAAACAGGAATAGTTGATTTGAAAGGCTGATAGTACATTGATGACAACGTACCTTTT from Bacillus methanolicus MGA3 includes the following:
- a CDS encoding ROK family protein, giving the protein MLLGGIEAGGTKFVCAVGYGDGIILKRIEIPTTVPEETFEKVIGFFKEFELNAIGIGSFGPIDVNQESPTYGYITTTPKKAWDNFPFVQTIKEEFNVPIGFNTDVNAAALAESKLGAAKGLDSCLYITVGTGIGAGAIVQGKLLQGFSHPEMGHILVRRHPNDHYKGNCPYHQDCLEGLAAGPAIEERWNIKGEELQERQEVWDLEGFYLAQALMQYVLILSPKKIILGGGVMKQKQIFSYIYKYIQQLLNNYIVYPELSTSINDYIVPPGLKENAGIVGALLLAKQAYQEKKQAYKNLI
- a CDS encoding Cof-type HAD-IIB family hydrolase codes for the protein MSQTMIFFDIDGTLLDHDKQLPNSTKQAIHALKEKGYEVGIATGRAPFMFKDLAKELDIDTYVSFNGQYVVVKNEVVYKNPLHLESLRKLAEYSSKKQHPLVYLSHEEMKSNIEYHPHIQESIETLKFSHPSYDPEYFEDREIYQSLLFCVEGEEKDYMEEFKQFDFIRWHPVSTDVLPAGGSKAKGIEIAIRHLGIPDDQVYAFGDGLNDIEMLRFVKNSVAMGNAHESVKKVAKHITKDVTEDGIAHGLELLGLL